In Bacteroides sp. AN502(2024), one genomic interval encodes:
- a CDS encoding polysaccharide biosynthesis/export family protein, translated as MNRVNKQLLLWLMLPFLLAACQSYKKVPYFQNVDVVNRAEQPERLYDAKIMPKDLLTIVVSCTNPELAIPFNLTVASNAGLAASSSSVTTQAALQPYLVDNEGNINFPVLGELKLGGLTKREAEQLIIDKLKPYMKEIPIVTVRMVNYKISVIGEVACPGTFTISNEKVNLLEALAMAGDMTVYGLRDNVKLIREDANGKQQIVTLDLNHAETILSPYYWLQQNDIVYVTPNKAKARNSDVGNSTSLWFSATSILVSIVSLLVNILK; from the coding sequence ATGAATAGAGTAAATAAACAGCTATTGCTTTGGCTGATGCTGCCTTTTCTTTTGGCTGCATGCCAGTCTTACAAGAAAGTTCCATATTTTCAGAATGTGGATGTGGTGAATCGGGCAGAACAGCCGGAGAGGCTTTATGATGCCAAGATCATGCCGAAAGATTTGTTGACTATTGTGGTGTCGTGTACGAATCCGGAACTTGCGATACCTTTTAACCTGACAGTAGCCAGTAATGCAGGCTTGGCTGCGAGTTCGTCTTCTGTGACTACTCAAGCTGCGTTGCAGCCTTATTTGGTTGATAATGAAGGCAACATCAATTTCCCGGTATTGGGAGAATTGAAATTGGGAGGTTTAACGAAAAGGGAAGCTGAACAGTTGATTATAGATAAACTAAAACCTTACATGAAGGAGATTCCTATTGTAACGGTGCGTATGGTCAATTATAAGATATCCGTGATTGGTGAAGTGGCTTGCCCCGGTACTTTTACCATTTCCAATGAGAAGGTGAACTTATTGGAGGCTTTGGCCATGGCCGGTGACATGACGGTGTACGGCCTTCGTGATAATGTGAAGCTGATTCGTGAGGACGCAAACGGTAAGCAGCAGATTGTAACCTTGGATTTGAATCATGCCGAAACCATTCTCTCACCTTACTATTGGTTACAGCAGAATGATATTGTCTATGTGACTCCCAACAAGGCAAAAGCTCGAAATTCGGATGTCGGTAA
- a CDS encoding glycosyltransferase family 4 protein: MKPTILFILHLPLPVHGAAMVGKYIHDSRVINESFDCHYINLTTARDLSDIGKVGLRKIKQCATLLRRIRREIKRLRPCFVYVTPNACGGAFYKDFIVVKMLKRMGCRVVVHYHNKGVATRQDRLFDDFLYRKFFKGLKVILLAEALYQDIKKYVCRDDVYICPNGIPETLADKAAIERNNKIPHLLFLSNLLESKGVLVLLDACKILKDRGYSFVCDFVGSETAEIDAARFIREVEKRGLNKQVIYQGKKYGSDKEPFWQYADIFVFPTFYCNECFPLVLLEAMQHGVACISTAEGGIPDIIEDGKTGFVIEKQNPELLVGKIEQLINTPQLMTQFGLSARKRFEERFTLNVFESRIKHIFDSLIVVNE; this comes from the coding sequence ATGAAACCAACGATTCTTTTTATTCTCCATCTTCCTCTTCCCGTTCATGGTGCGGCGATGGTGGGGAAATATATTCATGACAGCCGTGTGATAAATGAATCATTCGATTGTCATTACATCAATCTTACCACGGCGCGCGACCTTTCCGACATCGGTAAGGTGGGATTGCGGAAAATCAAGCAATGTGCAACGTTGTTAAGGCGGATACGACGAGAGATTAAACGGTTAAGACCTTGTTTCGTTTATGTTACGCCCAATGCCTGCGGCGGAGCTTTTTATAAAGATTTCATTGTGGTGAAAATGTTGAAGCGTATGGGATGTCGTGTGGTTGTGCATTACCATAACAAGGGTGTAGCAACGAGGCAGGACAGGCTGTTCGATGATTTTCTGTACAGGAAATTTTTCAAGGGGCTGAAGGTCATACTTTTGGCAGAAGCTCTTTATCAAGATATAAAGAAATATGTTTGTCGGGATGATGTGTACATTTGTCCGAACGGAATACCGGAGACATTGGCGGATAAAGCTGCGATAGAAAGAAATAACAAGATTCCTCATCTGTTGTTTCTTTCAAATCTTCTGGAGAGTAAAGGCGTGCTGGTTTTGTTGGATGCCTGTAAAATACTGAAAGATAGGGGATATAGTTTTGTTTGCGATTTTGTCGGCAGTGAGACCGCAGAGATAGATGCTGCGCGTTTTATCCGCGAGGTGGAAAAGAGGGGACTTAATAAACAGGTTATCTATCAAGGTAAAAAGTATGGTAGTGACAAGGAACCTTTTTGGCAATATGCAGACATATTCGTTTTTCCAACGTTTTATTGTAACGAGTGCTTTCCATTAGTGCTTCTTGAAGCCATGCAGCATGGAGTAGCTTGCATCAGCACTGCGGAAGGAGGCATACCCGATATCATAGAAGACGGTAAGACCGGATTTGTCATCGAGAAGCAGAATCCGGAACTTTTGGTCGGGAAGATAGAACAACTCATAAATACTCCACAACTGATGACACAATTCGGTCTGTCGGCACGAAAAAGGTTTGAGGAGCGGTTTACGTTGAACGTATTCGAGAGCAGAATCAAGCATATATTTGATAGCCTGATAGTTGTCAATGAATAA
- a CDS encoding WecB/TagA/CpsF family glycosyltransferase — protein MLLLKNLTLVESRESLADIPCGKRLINTINAHSFNTAQKDGLFAEALKNGDYLIPDGASIVKACRWLGCKSQPKERIAGWDLFEFEMGRLNGRGGRCMFMGSLPKVLDLIMGRAKAIYPNIEVVTYSPPYKPEFTEEENRAIITAINDANPDLLWIGMTAPKQEKWTYSHWSELNIHCHVGTIGAVFDFFAGTYQRAPRWWQEHSLEWLYRLIKEPRRMWRRYVIGNPLFLMNIWREKSKG, from the coding sequence ATGTTATTACTAAAAAATCTTACGCTCGTGGAAAGCCGCGAGTCTTTGGCGGATATACCTTGCGGCAAGCGATTGATAAACACGATAAACGCACACTCATTCAACACGGCACAGAAAGATGGTTTATTTGCAGAAGCCTTAAAGAATGGGGATTATCTTATTCCTGATGGAGCAAGCATTGTAAAGGCTTGCCGATGGTTGGGGTGCAAGAGTCAGCCGAAGGAGCGCATAGCCGGATGGGACTTGTTCGAGTTTGAGATGGGGCGGTTGAATGGTAGGGGTGGACGGTGTATGTTCATGGGCAGCTTGCCGAAAGTGCTCGACCTGATTATGGGACGGGCAAAGGCAATATATCCTAACATAGAGGTGGTGACGTATTCTCCTCCTTATAAGCCGGAGTTTACGGAGGAGGAGAACCGGGCGATAATAACAGCTATCAATGACGCTAATCCCGATTTGTTGTGGATAGGAATGACCGCACCGAAGCAGGAGAAATGGACTTATAGTCATTGGAGTGAACTGAATATTCATTGCCATGTGGGTACCATCGGAGCGGTGTTCGACTTCTTTGCTGGTACCTATCAGCGTGCGCCACGCTGGTGGCAGGAGCACTCTTTGGAGTGGTTGTACCGATTGATAAAGGAGCCTCGACGGATGTGGCGCAGGTATGTCATCGGCAATCCGCTGTTTCTGATGAATATCTGGCGTGAGAAATCCAAGGGGTAA
- a CDS encoding O-antigen ligase family protein translates to MEKLLILQYIAFWLSIFLLPKNLTQLIYVIEIALFSVYWIHRYKIFSHNSSLIKEGYIFKRLLMGFFMVAFVYLLLSYVNLPKLWNVENLRFDMAYIYRHFMVIAEMAMAMGLGYCLYRTDYIFRMKKFQLFLLVLIASASFLLGGGLSLIGLVVSSISLMAMKFRMKILLLVVPFVFIAQSAYLIASMILIAVIVCLQPLMSAFAENTKTKIFALLSAFAVLLVLASSIVMEVVNSDPNAIWRLIVWTNEIDSLRQTGFTGVGFGSAYVTSNIARFTDNINMYFGEGNSGWEGLFLVANHNTFLNMFYRMGIIGGVLFMLINMMFVVWSVKCYQASDNIHKQYIGWSLANFLYQVIIILLNPGLEMLQFAVNYTFSLAVMLAVLLHANKYILTLKKIEKQ, encoded by the coding sequence ATGGAAAAACTTTTAATCCTCCAATACATAGCGTTTTGGCTCAGCATATTCCTCCTTCCCAAAAATCTAACCCAGTTGATTTATGTAATTGAGATAGCACTGTTTTCCGTTTATTGGATACATAGATATAAGATATTCAGCCATAATAGTTCGTTAATCAAAGAAGGATACATATTCAAACGATTGCTTATGGGATTCTTCATGGTGGCATTTGTTTATCTATTGCTATCGTATGTCAATCTGCCAAAGTTATGGAATGTAGAGAACTTGCGGTTTGATATGGCATATATCTATCGTCATTTTATGGTCATTGCAGAAATGGCAATGGCAATGGGGTTGGGTTATTGTTTGTATCGAACAGACTATATATTCCGGATGAAGAAGTTTCAATTGTTCTTGCTTGTTCTTATAGCTTCGGCTTCTTTCTTGCTCGGAGGAGGTCTTAGTCTGATAGGACTGGTGGTAAGTAGCATCTCATTGATGGCAATGAAATTTCGAATGAAGATATTGCTCTTAGTTGTACCTTTTGTTTTTATTGCTCAATCGGCTTATCTCATAGCCTCTATGATATTGATTGCAGTCATTGTTTGTCTTCAACCTCTTATGTCGGCTTTTGCCGAAAATACGAAAACCAAAATATTTGCTTTGCTATCTGCTTTTGCAGTATTGTTGGTGCTTGCTTCTTCGATAGTGATGGAAGTGGTAAATAGCGACCCTAATGCGATTTGGCGTTTGATAGTCTGGACAAATGAAATAGATTCGCTCCGACAGACCGGATTTACAGGTGTGGGGTTTGGTTCAGCCTATGTCACTTCGAATATCGCCAGATTTACCGATAATATCAATATGTATTTCGGAGAAGGCAATAGCGGGTGGGAGGGATTGTTCCTTGTGGCAAATCATAATACATTTCTCAATATGTTCTATCGTATGGGCATTATAGGAGGTGTTCTTTTTATGCTGATCAATATGATGTTTGTGGTATGGAGTGTGAAATGCTATCAAGCATCCGACAACATACATAAACAATATATAGGGTGGTCGTTGGCTAATTTTCTATATCAGGTAATTATCATATTACTCAATCCGGGGCTTGAGATGCTGCAATTTGCTGTCAATTATACATTTTCATTAGCTGTGATGCTGGCTGTGCTATTACATGCCAACAAGTATATATTGACTTTGAAGAAAATAGAAAAACAATAA
- a CDS encoding acyltransferase family protein: MMTKRLEWIDNIKGIGILCVVLGHIAYMPFNKTEWMLGHLFPMFYMSMFFMASGYVGYKIFTRPLAWRDVANYKNFTLLIPFLVLGLSYTALLKYQQGILYDIESLGTLFTVQAKNGYWFIYSLFFFRLTSIVVLYIAQSMRINNFYLQCLGILLVGW, from the coding sequence ATGATGACAAAAAGATTGGAATGGATAGACAACATAAAGGGTATAGGCATCCTTTGCGTTGTATTGGGACACATTGCTTATATGCCTTTCAACAAGACAGAATGGATGCTTGGACATTTATTTCCCATGTTCTATATGAGTATGTTTTTCATGGCTTCGGGTTATGTGGGATATAAAATATTTACTCGACCTTTGGCGTGGAGAGATGTTGCTAATTATAAAAATTTTACATTGCTTATACCGTTTCTTGTGTTAGGGCTCAGTTATACAGCACTGCTAAAATATCAGCAAGGCATTCTGTATGATATAGAATCTTTGGGTACGCTGTTTACCGTTCAAGCAAAAAACGGATATTGGTTTATATATTCGTTGTTTTTCTTCCGCCTTACAAGTATAGTGGTTTTATATATAGCACAAAGTATGCGCATAAATAATTTCTATTTGCAATGCCTTGGCATACTTCTTGTGGGGTGGTAA
- a CDS encoding glycosyltransferase family 4 protein, whose protein sequence is MDIFFAGNYFGTGGPWNVNKNIVECLKGKASFTHFKSKILRMMEMIYKIVNSKVIVFSGISSVDHITVPIAKKLHKRIIYIMHGCLSWEYEQNNYFSNQRGIDNERLMLEMADKILCVSSFYKEQISERYPQYRQKLGVLTNGINWNVLTKNRNMSITRDDSSIVLIGGGRVTKRNLQVCQAVEEINKEDNVNIKVAVYGYYNDNDDSKAISQISCTRYHHVIPQTELFNVLNRTALFVQNSDFEPFSLGTIEALSCGCSVLVSHNVGAREVIKELTDDDVINDVMDISELKSKIRKVMRQGNNERLWSSIDKSTTSNEASVERLLAIAHSFI, encoded by the coding sequence ATGGACATATTTTTCGCAGGTAATTATTTCGGGACTGGCGGTCCTTGGAATGTAAACAAGAACATAGTAGAATGTTTGAAAGGGAAGGCTTCGTTTACTCATTTCAAATCAAAGATATTGAGGATGATGGAAATGATTTACAAGATAGTCAACTCAAAGGTGATTGTTTTCTCTGGAATTTCAAGCGTTGATCATATCACAGTGCCTATTGCTAAAAAGCTACATAAGAGAATCATATATATCATGCATGGTTGTCTTTCGTGGGAATATGAACAGAATAACTACTTCTCTAATCAGCGTGGAATAGATAACGAACGGTTAATGTTAGAAATGGCTGACAAGATTCTGTGTGTGTCTTCCTTTTACAAGGAACAGATTTCTGAAAGATATCCTCAATATAGACAAAAGCTGGGAGTACTGACTAATGGCATTAATTGGAATGTTCTGACCAAAAACAGAAATATGTCTATAACTAGGGACGATTCTTCAATAGTATTGATAGGAGGTGGTCGTGTGACGAAACGCAATTTACAAGTATGTCAGGCTGTAGAAGAAATAAACAAAGAAGATAATGTTAATATAAAAGTAGCTGTGTACGGATATTATAACGACAATGATGATTCGAAAGCAATCAGTCAAATTTCTTGCACTAGATACCATCATGTTATACCGCAAACAGAGTTGTTTAATGTATTGAATAGAACTGCACTTTTTGTACAAAATTCTGATTTTGAGCCATTTAGTCTTGGGACTATTGAAGCGTTGTCGTGTGGGTGCAGTGTATTGGTGTCGCACAATGTGGGTGCTCGCGAGGTGATAAAAGAACTTACAGATGACGATGTGATAAACGATGTAATGGACATTTCTGAACTGAAATCCAAAATCCGAAAAGTGATGCGACAGGGTAACAATGAGCGGCTGTGGTCAAGCATCGACAAGAGCACTACCTCTAATGAAGCGTCCGTTGAGCGGCTTCTTGCAATCGCTCACAGTTTTATATAG
- a CDS encoding undecaprenyl-phosphate glucose phosphotransferase has product MQEVQRFNKVLKSLVLLGDLILLNLLLWGFNLLGGTRFWCIHCGSIFQGMTLITLCYLLCNLRSGVILHRPVVRPGQIMIRVLRNMVPFVFFSICTLLVFHFHFSHSRYFGLFYIVLIVVIVCYRLVFRHFLELYRKRGGNVRKVVLVGGHENMQELYHAMTDDPTSGYRVLGYFEDVPSERYPQDVPYLGHPNEVCAFLERHAGEIDQLYCSLPSVRSAEIVPIINYCENHLVRFFSVPNVRNYLKRRMHFELLGNVPVLSIRCEPLELLENRMVKRTFDVVCSGLFLCTIFPFIYIFFGIAIKLSSPGPVFFKQKRSGEDGRVFWCYKFRSMRVNAQCNTLQATENDPRKTRIGEFMRKTSLDELPQFINVLKGDMSIVGPRPHMLKHTEEYSRLINKFMVRHFVKPGITGWAQVTGFRGETKELWQMEGRVQRDIWYIEHWTFLLDLYIIYKTVYNAMHGEKEAY; this is encoded by the coding sequence ATGCAGGAAGTCCAACGTTTTAACAAAGTCCTAAAATCTTTGGTCCTCTTGGGTGATCTTATTTTGCTGAACCTGCTTTTATGGGGATTTAATTTATTGGGGGGTACCCGTTTCTGGTGTATCCATTGCGGTTCTATCTTTCAGGGAATGACTCTTATCACTCTGTGCTATTTACTTTGTAACCTGCGTTCAGGGGTTATTCTTCATCGTCCGGTGGTACGTCCCGGACAGATCATGATTCGTGTCTTACGCAACATGGTTCCTTTTGTCTTTTTCTCGATTTGTACGTTGCTCGTTTTTCATTTTCATTTTTCTCATTCCCGTTATTTCGGATTGTTTTATATCGTTTTGATCGTTGTAATTGTCTGCTATCGCCTGGTTTTCCGCCACTTTTTGGAGCTTTATCGGAAAAGGGGAGGAAATGTCCGCAAGGTCGTATTGGTGGGCGGGCATGAGAATATGCAGGAGCTGTATCATGCGATGACGGATGATCCTACGTCCGGTTATCGTGTACTGGGGTATTTCGAGGATGTTCCTTCCGAACGGTATCCGCAGGATGTTCCCTATTTGGGACACCCCAATGAGGTATGTGCTTTTTTAGAGAGACATGCGGGAGAGATCGACCAGCTTTATTGTAGTCTTCCTTCTGTGCGAAGTGCAGAGATTGTCCCTATCATTAATTACTGTGAAAATCATTTGGTCCGTTTCTTTAGTGTTCCTAATGTCCGTAATTATTTGAAGCGTAGGATGCATTTCGAGCTATTGGGTAATGTGCCCGTGCTTTCCATTCGTTGTGAGCCATTGGAATTATTGGAGAATCGTATGGTCAAGCGTACTTTTGATGTTGTCTGCTCGGGGTTATTTCTTTGTACTATCTTCCCCTTCATATATATATTCTTCGGGATTGCGATTAAGCTGAGTTCTCCCGGTCCTGTCTTTTTCAAACAGAAACGCAGCGGTGAGGATGGCCGTGTATTCTGGTGTTACAAGTTTCGCTCAATGCGGGTTAATGCGCAGTGCAATACCCTTCAGGCTACGGAAAATGATCCTCGTAAAACGCGTATCGGAGAATTTATGAGAAAGACGAGTTTGGACGAATTGCCGCAATTTATAAATGTGCTGAAGGGGGATATGTCCATTGTGGGACCTCGTCCGCACATGCTGAAGCACACGGAGGAGTATTCCCGTCTGATAAATAAGTTCATGGTGCGTCATTTCGTGAAACCCGGAATAACCGGATGGGCACAGGTGACGGGGTTTCGCGGTGAGACGAAAGAACTCTGGCAGATGGAGGGGCGTGTGCAACGTGATATCTGGTATATAGAGCACTGGACGTTTTTATTGGATCTATATATTATATATAAGACGGTGTATAATGCCATGCATGGAGAAAAAGAGGCTTATTGA